From Chionomys nivalis chromosome 21, mChiNiv1.1, whole genome shotgun sequence, a single genomic window includes:
- the LOC130863960 gene encoding mitogen-activated protein kinase 6-like produces the protein MAEKFESLMNIHGFDLGSRYMDLKPLGCGGNGLVFSAVDNDCDKRVAIKKIVLTHLQSVKHALREIKIIRRLDHDNIVKVFEILGPSGSQLTDDVGSLTELNSVYIVQEYMETDLANVLEQGPLLEEHARLFMYQLLRGLKYIHSANVLHRDLKPTNLFINTEDLVLKIGDFGLARIMDPHYSHKGHLSEGLVTKWYRSPRLLLSPNNYTKAIDMWAAGCIFAEMLTGKTLFAGVHELEQMQLILESIPIVHEEDCVP, from the coding sequence ATGGCAGAGAAATTTGAAAGTCTTATGAACATTCATGGTTTTGATCTGGGCTCTAGGTACATGGACTTAAAACCGTTGGGCTGTGGAGGCAATGGCTTGGTTTTTTCCGCTGTCGACAATGACTGTGACAAAAGAGTAGCCATCAAGAAAATTGTCCTCACCCATCTCCAGAGCGTCAAACATGCTCTCCGTGAAATCAAAATTATTAGAAGACTTGACCATGATAACATTGTGAAAGTGTTTGAAATTCTTGGTCCCAGTGGAAGCCAGTTAACAGACGATGTGGGCTCTCTCACAGAGCTGAACAGCGTCTACATTGTTCAGGAGTACATGGAGACAGACTTGGCGAACGTGCTAGAGCAGGGCCCTTTACTGGAAGAGCATGCCAGGCTTTTCATGTATCAGCTGCTACGTGGGCTCAAGTATATCCATTCTGCAAATGTACTGCACAGAGATCTCAAGCCAACTAATCTCTTCATTAACACTGAAGACTTGGTGCTGAAGATAGGTGACTTTGGTCTGGCACGGATCATGGATCCTCATTATTCCCATAAGGGTCATCTTTCTGAAGGATTGGTTACCAAATGGTACAGATCTCCACGACTTTTACTTTCTCCTAATAATTATACTAAAGCCATTGACATGTGGGCTGCAGGCTGCATCTTTGCTGAAATGCTGACTGGTAAAACCCTCTTTGCAGGTGTACATGAACTTGAACAGATGCAGCTGATCTTAGAATCTATTCCGATTGTGCATGAGGAAGATTGTGTCCCTTGA